The Candidatus Celerinatantimonas neptuna DNA segment TTTTGACTACGATATTTATGGTTACCATGATGTTGTCATATGCATATGGAAGTGCTTTGTTGATAATCACAAAAAAAGAGGTCGACAATCGAGATAAGATAGCAAAATACGTCAAAATAAGCTTAGTTAGCTTTGTAATTGCTTGGCTTATATATAGCCTTATTATCTGGCTGTCTGGTGATCTTTTCCCATCGGTTATAACAAACAAAAGTCTTGTAATATTGAACAGCATGAGTCATGTGGCAATATTTGCCGTAAGTCAGCTTATTATTGGCTTGGCAACAATAGCTAGGTATCTATTGAATGGGCGGGGCTTTGAAAGCTATGTGCTGAAGGTATGCTGCACGGTGTGTCCAGCTTCGGGAATACTAATTTATGCAGGGAATGCAGTTTTCAACTTTAAGTTTGAGACTGTAATTGGGCTTGTATCAGCTACATATATGCTTCTTGCATTAAGTTATTGTGTAAAAGTATGCTTAGAGTCAAATAAGAGAGATGATCTGCTCCAGCAAGACTGCTACACTAACGAAAAAAGTGGGATTGGCTAACTTTTTGATATACAAAATAAATCCTCTTGTGTAACGTTGTAATATAGATGTAAATTATAACAAATAAGTCACAAATAAAGCTAAAAGTTAATCAACTGGACGTATTACGGTTGTTATTAAGGCGTTATGCAAAATGCGGAACTTTAGCATCTAGAGCTAATGTTTCTTGGCTTCATGTGGTTCTGCTGCTCATAGATGAGCATGAGTAAAACTAAGAAGTTCTGACTGCTAACCTGGTAAACTTAGGCCGATTACAAGTACCTCAGGAAACCCCTAAATGAGCCAAGAACAACCAAATAACCCACTACATGGTTTAACCCTTGAGAAAATCCTCGTTCGTCTACAAGAACACTACGGTTGGGAAGATTTGTATGCAGAAATCCAAATAAACTGCTTTTATAACAATCCATCTATCAAATCCTCATTAAAGTTCTTACGTCGTACTCAATGGGCTAGAGAGAAGGTAGAAGCGTTGTATATTGAGACTTTCTGCAAATAAGAAAATTTGCATAATCGGGTAGCCGGAGGTATCTAGCCTCCAGCCCCCACAACACCCTGCATGCGGCTCCGCACAGGGCGCTTCACTTAGAATGGTGAAGCTTAATCCATCCATCTCGAAGCGTAAATAGACCTTGGGATGCTAGGTAAGCATTCGATAATGCCTGCTGGATCCCCGGTGTTTTCGAGCTTCTCCATGGGCCTTTACTGGTGATACCACACGCTAGTGCGGCTTGAACATGCACACCTCGGCGCATCAGGTTTCTTACTTTGGTTCTCGGTTTTCGCCACTGTCGCCAGTAGGCCATTCGAACTCTGCGCCTTATCCGGTGATCTAGATCTACGCAAAGTTGATAGCCATTCGCGATCCAAAAGTAGTTTATCCATCCTCGCAAGTATTGGCTTACTTTAAACAGCTGGTAGCCCATCGAGACGCCCCAGTTACGGTTTGTTAGACGCTTAATTTGTTGTTTAAAACGATGTAACGGTTTGGCATGAATTTGCAGCCGTCCCGCTTTGAAGGTAAACCCTAAGAACTGACTCTTCGCCGTTTTAACCACCTGACTTTTGGTCGTATTAACCACAAGCTTTAAGCGCCGTTGCAAGAAGCGACTAATGCTCGTTCGTCCACCCGCACGCTAGAAATAATTTAGGCCACCCACTACATTAACCCCTACTATTAATATGATTCTTTAATATTCAGTATGAACCTTTAATATTCAGTATGAGTACTTTATTCCACCCCTACAATAAGTCCCATTTTGGACGATTGCATTCTGGCATGATACAATTTTTTAAATTATTCGATTTTTTGTTATATGATTAAATCAAAGAATTCTCAACAGACTGAAAACCGACAAGATCTCAGTTCGACCCAAAGTATATTATTAACATTATTTGGCCTTTTTTTATTTGATAGCAAAGAGCGTGAATACCTACAAACACGCTGGATAGTCGCCGCACTAAGCCATACGGGGCTGTCCGAAAATGCCATCAGGACGACGCTGAACCGAATGGTAAAACGAAACTTATTACTGCGGCGGCAGTCTGGAAGAATTAGCCTGTTCAGCCTAAGCAAAGAAGGCCAAAAATTACTTTCTCATGGCCATGAGCGCATTTATTCCGAAGCGCCTTTTTCAGAAAAAGATAAAAAGTGGACGCTCCTTAATGTTTCTTCAACCCTTGCGAAAAACATTCGCTACCAATTTGAGGTCAGATTACAATTAGGCGGGTTTGCAGCAATT contains these protein-coding regions:
- a CDS encoding DNA-binding protein, with product MSQEQPNNPLHGLTLEKILVRLQEHYGWEDLYAEIQINCFYNNPSIKSSLKFLRRTQWAREKVEALYIETFCK
- the paaX gene encoding Transcriptional repressor PaaX, which encodes MIKSKNSQQTENRQDLSSTQSILLTLFGLFLFDSKEREYLQTRWIVAALSHTGLSENAIRTTLNRMVKRNLLLRRQSGRISLFSLSKEGQKLLSHGHERIYSEAPFSEKDKKWTLLNVSSTLAKNIRYQFEVRLQLGGFAAIDSRLWIAPGNVDVIALIHDLIPHGLFDSLYIFQAEPTQNLKTDQLINKAWDIEQIRLMHHRFIKHWTGASTTNKCTLTNIIQLVNDWTNLLCCDPGLPGAQIDAQWPAKHSEIIFKQLYQSWRHKAEEEFNLIERTI